The region ATGTGCCAACATTGAACTTATCATATCTGAGTTTCTTGTTGGCTGAACCAAATTAAAAAGTGGATGTAAAGCTCTGTAAGTGTCCCACAATGAATAACTGGTATAATTTTTAAAGTTATCTGCTTTATGAACATTCATATCCAAACCTTTGTAATTTCCGTCTAAATCCATGTATTCTGTTGGACCTAAAAACGCATGATACATTGCGGTATAGAAATTAACCAAATCTTCTTTCTGAATAGTTTCAATCTGGATTTTGTTCAACTCGTTGTTCCAAATTTCCTGACTTTGTTTTTTAACACGTTCAAAATCCCAATCCGGAATTTCTTTTTTCATGTTTTCTAATGCTCCGGCAGAACTTACAGGTGATAAAGCCATTTTTATTTTGATTTTTTCGCCTTCGTTTGTATCAAAATCAAAGAATAATTTTAGGTTTTGACCTGCCATTTCAGGAAAGTTTTTGGTTTGATCAAATCTTCCCCAAAAACCTCTGTAAACACTTTTTTCCTGCGCAGCTTGTCCGTAACTTTTAATTGGTTTACTAAAAGACATTGCAAAATAAACGGTTCTTGTCCTCGCCCAACCATTCGTTTGACGATATCCTGTAATTAAAGTATCGTTTTCTACACGAACGAAAGTCCAGACATTCTTTTTATCATAATTGTAAATTCCTGAGGTTAAATCCAGAATAATATGTGCTTCATCAGATTTTGGAAAAGTATATTGATGCATTCCAACTCTTGTTGTTGCTGTCAGTTCGGCTTTGATTTTATGATCTTCAAGGAATACGCTGTAATATCCTGGTTCTGCTTTTTCCGTTGAATGCGAAAATGCTGATCGATAACCTGACAATGGTTTTGAAGCAACGCCTGGATTTAATTGTAATTTTCCAGTTGTAGGCATTATTAAAAAATCCCCTAAATCAGAATGTCCTGTTCCGCTAAAATGGGTGTGACTAAAACCTACAATCGTTTTGTCTTCGTACTGATATCCTGCACAATATTTATAGACATCTCCATTGTATTTTCCGTTTAAACTGTACGCAACTGTATCTGTTTCAGGACTCAGCTGAACGCTTCCAAACGGAACTGTTGCGCCGGGATAAGTGTGTCCCATTTTTGCTGTTCCAATCATTGGATCTACATATTGAATCAAATTTTTAAGGCTGTTTTCCTTTTTCTGCGCATTTGTATTTGCCGTAAAAGCAAACATTAAAATTCCAAATGCAATAATAAAAGCAGGTTTTTGTACAATATTCATCAGGTCTTTTTCTGTAATTGTTTGGCTTAGAAAATTACGATAAAATATAGTTTTAAAAAATTTAAATTTTAAACTAAATAGCATTTGAATATCTTTGGTTTTCTAAACTTAACTGCCAAAATGAAAAAAATAACTGTATTCCTGTTTCTTCTAAATTCGATATTTGCTTTCTCTCAAAAAATTGAAAGTTATCCATTAGATAAAGAACAAATAATTCAAAGAGAGCTTAATGAAATTTCTGATTTTCCTATTTACAGAGCTTTTGAATACAGTGATAAAGGCGGCGTTACTAATTTGGTTTTAACCGAAAATCAAAAAAATATTTCTAAAAAAGATACTTTAAACACCAAAATTCAGGCGATTTGTGCCATGAATGATCACGGTGGCTTTTTAGAGAAATGGAGAATTAATGATTTGCTGGAAGATTGTATTCCAAAAGAAACTACGATTTGGTTTTGGACAAAATACTGCAGCACAAAAGATCTTGATGGAGATGGTTATGTTGATCCGGTAATTGTTTACGGAACCAAAACTGAATATAATGAGATTAGACGTGTAAAAATTATTACGGTTTACAAGAACCAAAAATATGTAATTCGCGCTGTTGAATGCGATTTAGATGATTGCAGAACTTTTAAGAAGGATCAAAACTGGAATGCGCTTCCACAGAAAATAAAAACTTATCTGGATCAATTAGTAATCAAAATTAGAAAGGAACAAGGTTTATTGTTGAAGAATGGATAAAATAAATTCCAATTTTAAAAATTCCAATTGCTGGATTCTCTATCTTAAACTTCATTTAAAAATATTCTTGCAATCGCTTTTCTTTGTCTAAGCTGGATTAAAATCCAGCCCTAGAATATTGGTCGAGCCTAACGGCTCTTATTCCTAAAGTTTACGCTTTAAATTCTCTTTTACCACATCAAACCATTCGTTTCTTAGAATACTTAAAACAATCGAATCACGACGAACTTCTCTATTTGCTGTTGGCATGTGATTGCGTAAAACTCCTTCGACCTTGCAGCCGATGCTTTTCATCGCAGCGACACTGCGTTCGTTATTATTATCAGCGCGGAATTCTACACGCTCCATTCCGAGGGTTTCAAAAGCAAATTGCAGTAACAAAAATTTACAGTGTTTGTTTAATCCGGTTCCTCTAAATGCTGAACCGTACCAAGTGTAGCCTAATTGTAGAGTTTTATATTCAAGCTGAATGTCGTAAAAACGTGTTGATCCAGCGTATTTTTGAGATTTTTTGTCGAATACTATAAAAGGAAATTCTCTTTTATCACCTCGGGCTTTTATTGCTGATTGGATGTATTTTATCAAATTTTCTTTTCCGTCGGCACCAACTAATGAATACTTCCATGTTTCTGGCTCGTTAATGGAAATTTCTAATAAATTATCGACGTCTGATTCTTGTAAGGGGCGTAATAAAACTAATTCGTCTTCTAAAATTATATTATCTGTGAAATTGAAATTTGAAGTTTGATTCATTGGTTTATTTCGATTAATTAAAGATTTCCAGACATTCTTTGGCTATATTTACTTTGCAACGATTCTCAAAGTTATTTATAGAGAAAAAACTACTCACTCATTTCGTCGTAACGTTCCGGAACTTGCGGATCATACAACGGACATTTGAATTCTTCCATCAGAGCGACTAACTTGTTCATGGTTTTGCCTTCAGTTCCGTAACAATCGATTTTAACACTTTGAGGTGTTGTAATTACTTGAAATGCACCTTTTCCGTTGGTATTTTTCCAGCTGTTTTCATCTACTTTTTCCCATTCAGAAAAAACTGAAGCGATTCGGTTCATAATTACTTCAACCGGAAGTGTTTCAAGACCTTCGACTACTTCTTTTTCGACAAGGGCTTCATAAACTTCGTGATGATTTAAGTAGATTTCTTCTAAGTATTTCCAAAAAAGTAATTCGTACATAGCCTGTGTGTGTTTTTAAACCATATAAGTGATATAAGAAAATATAAATAAGTGTTATCCTGAGCAAAGTCGAAGACTTTTCAATTGGAACGGGTTTCGACTTCGTTCAGCCTGACAATCAATTCAGCTCAGCTTAAAATGAACTTATATTACTTATATGGTGAAATAAATTAATATTCGAATGTTCCGTATTCGCTGGTGATTGTAAGCTTTTTAGCATCTGCTGCTTCTACCCGACCTACGATTTGTGCATCGACATTGAATGATTTTGAAATCGCAATAATATCTTGTGCAATGTTTTCTGGAACGTAAATTTCCATACGGTGACCGCAATTAAAAACCTGATACATCTCTTTCCAGTCTGTTTTTGATTGTTCCTGAATTAACTTGAACAATGGCGGAACCGGAAATAAATTGTCTTTTATAATGTGCAGGTTCTGAACAAAATGTAAAATTTTTGTCTGTGCTCCTCCACTACAATGCACCATTCCGTGAATATCGTTTGGTGTGTATGTGTCTAAAATTTTCTTTATTATTGGTGCGTAAGTTCTCGTTGGAGAAAGTACTAATTGACCTGCATTAATTGGGCTATTTTCAACTTCATCAGTTAAATTTACCTGACCTGAATAGATTAATTCTTCGGGAACTGCTGCATCGTAACTTTCAGGGTATTTTTTAGCCAAATATTTCCCGAAAACATCATGACGTGCTGATGTTAATCCGTTACTTCCCATTCCGCCATTATAGCTTTTTTCGTAAGTTGCCTGACCAAAAGAAGTCAAACCAACAATTACGTCGCCTGCTTTAATATTTGCGTTGTCTACCACATCGCTGCGTTTCATACGAGCGGTTACGGTAGAATCGACAATTATGGTACGAACTACGTCTCCAACATCGGCAGTTTCTCCTCCTGTTGAATGAATCGTTACTCCAAAAGATTTTAATTCGTTGATTAATTCTTCGGTTCCGTTGATGATCGCTGAAATAACTTCGGCCGGAATTAAATTTTTATTTCTTC is a window of uncultured Flavobacterium sp. DNA encoding:
- a CDS encoding AIR synthase related protein, with product MSSDSSKRYAQRGVSASKEDVHNAIKNIDKGLFPQAFCKIVPDYLTQDPEYCLIMHADGAGTKSSLAYMYWKETGDISVWKGIAQDALIMNIDDLLCVGATDNILLSSTIGRNKNLIPAEVISAIINGTEELINELKSFGVTIHSTGGETADVGDVVRTIIVDSTVTARMKRSDVVDNANIKAGDVIVGLTSFGQATYEKSYNGGMGSNGLTSARHDVFGKYLAKKYPESYDAAVPEELIYSGQVNLTDEVENSPINAGQLVLSPTRTYAPIIKKILDTYTPNDIHGMVHCSGGAQTKILHFVQNLHIIKDNLFPVPPLFKLIQEQSKTDWKEMYQVFNCGHRMEIYVPENIAQDIIAISKSFNVDAQIVGRVEAADAKKLTITSEYGTFEY
- a CDS encoding GH92 family glycosyl hydrolase — protein: MNIVQKPAFIIAFGILMFAFTANTNAQKKENSLKNLIQYVDPMIGTAKMGHTYPGATVPFGSVQLSPETDTVAYSLNGKYNGDVYKYCAGYQYEDKTIVGFSHTHFSGTGHSDLGDFLIMPTTGKLQLNPGVASKPLSGYRSAFSHSTEKAEPGYYSVFLEDHKIKAELTATTRVGMHQYTFPKSDEAHIILDLTSGIYNYDKKNVWTFVRVENDTLITGYRQTNGWARTRTVYFAMSFSKPIKSYGQAAQEKSVYRGFWGRFDQTKNFPEMAGQNLKLFFDFDTNEGEKIKIKMALSPVSSAGALENMKKEIPDWDFERVKKQSQEIWNNELNKIQIETIQKEDLVNFYTAMYHAFLGPTEYMDLDGNYKGLDMNVHKADNFKNYTSYSLWDTYRALHPLFNLVQPTRNSDMISSMLAHSDQSVHKMLPIWSHYANENWCMIGYHSVSVIADAIVKGNGNFDKEKALLACVNTAKVPYYDGLEYYMKMGYVPEDKNSSSVSKTLEYAYDDWAIAQAAKKLGKTAIYNEFIERSKNYKNVYDEKTGFMRPKLNDGTFKKEFDQLDTHGQGFIEGNSWNYSLYVPQDPAEMIKMMGGNDQFNVRLDSLFSMHLPDKYFENTEDISRDGIIGNYVHGNEPSHHVVYLYDWTNSPWKAQDKIRMILKKMYRNGADGLGGNDDFGQMSAWYIFSSLGFYPVAPGSDEYALGSPLVKKAIFNLENGKTFEVETVNQSDKNVFVSKVLLNGKQLDKPFLKHADVMNGGKITFYMSAKPNKKQYQD
- a CDS encoding GNAT family protein, whose amino-acid sequence is MNQTSNFNFTDNIILEDELVLLRPLQESDVDNLLEISINEPETWKYSLVGADGKENLIKYIQSAIKARGDKREFPFIVFDKKSQKYAGSTRFYDIQLEYKTLQLGYTWYGSAFRGTGLNKHCKFLLLQFAFETLGMERVEFRADNNNERSVAAMKSIGCKVEGVLRNHMPTANREVRRDSIVLSILRNEWFDVVKENLKRKL